One genomic window of Punica granatum isolate Tunisia-2019 chromosome 1, ASM765513v2, whole genome shotgun sequence includes the following:
- the LOC116197982 gene encoding RNA exonuclease 4, which translates to MGRAALHYGSILGQVASRSQPSPSPGCVFFFPPIHPAIAVAEILQRLRKNPTMGAVELKKNRNFSSQQLNPNWAELQKKLKTLSSKPRRPSDASDLGPSKSVLGKRKDRDGTEPDDSQPNPLIPTHDDCSLTDVLGMDCEMVGVGEGNKSALGRVTLVNKWGNVVYDEFVRPMDRVVDFRTHISGIRPRDLRKAKDFQVVQKKVAELIKGRIIVGHALHNDLKVLLLSHPKEDIRDTSQYQPFHKEGRRKALRHLAAEFLNVTIQNGEHNPVEDARAAMMLYLKNNKRWEKIVKDQIKLQKKQKKRKPKKKPRQKDASLRVDPASTAS; encoded by the exons ATGGGCCGGGCCGCTCTACACTATGGGTCCATATTGGGCCAGGTGGCATCAAGAAGTCAGCCCAGCCCTTCTCCCGGTtgcgtcttcttcttccctccCATCCACCCTGCAATCGCTGTCGCAGAAATTTTGCAGAGGCTGAGGAAGAATCCGACAATGGGGGCGGTCGAGCTGAAGAAAAACCGGAACTTTAGCTCACAGCAGCTGAACCCCAACTGGGCTGAGCTCCAGAAA AAGCTGAAAACTCTCAGCTCGAAACCTCGTAGACCCTCGGACGCGTCGGATTTGGGACCTTCTAAATCGGTGTTAG GAAAGCGCAAGGATCGGGATGGTACAGAACCTGATGATTCTCAGCCTAATCCTCTGATTCCAACCCACGATGATTGCAG TCTGACAGATGTGTTAGGAATGGATTGTGAAATGGTTGGTGTTGGTgaaggaaataaaagtgcacTTGGGCGAGTGACTCTG GTAAACAAGTGGGGTAATGTTGTATATGATGAGTTCGTTCGCCCGATGGATCGTGTTGTGGACTTCCGTACACATATTAGTGGCATTCGACCCCGAGATTTAAGAAAAG CAAAGGATTTCCAGGTAGTTCAGAAGAAGGTGGCAGAGCTAATAAAAGGAAGGATTATTGTGGGCCATGCTTTGCATAACGATCTTAAG GTACTACTATTGAGTCATCCCAAGGAGGATATAAGGGACACCTCGCAGTATCAACCTTTTCACAA AGAAGGGCGCCGAAAGGCTCTACGGCACCTTGCAGCTGAGTTCCTAAATGTTACTATACAGAATGGGGAGCACAATCCG GTAGAGGATGCTCGTGCAGCAATGATGCTATACCTGAAGAATAACAAGAGATGGGAGAAGATCGTCAAAGACCAAATCAAACTCCAAAAGAAGCAGAAGAAACGGAAGCCAAAGAAGAAACCTAGACAAAAAGACGCTTCTTTACGAGTCGATCCTGCTTCGACTGCATCCTAG
- the LOC116200440 gene encoding ras-related protein RABA1f, which produces MAGAYRADDDYDYLFKVVLIGDSGVGKSNLLSRFTRNEFSLESKSTIGVEFATRSIRVEDKVVKAQIWDTAGQERYRAITSAYYRGAVGALLVYDVTRHVTFENVERWLKELRDHTDSNIVIMLVGNKADLRHLRAVSTEDAKAFAERESTFFMETSALESMNVENAFAEVLTQIYHVVSRKALEVGDDPAAVPKGQTISVGSKDDVSAVKKIGCCSA; this is translated from the exons ATGGCGGGAGCATATAGAGCGGACGACGACTACGACTACTTGTTCAAAGTCGTCCTGATCGGGGACTCCGGTGTCGGGAAATCCAACCTCCTCTCCAGATTCACCCGCAACGAGTTCAGCTTGGAGTCCAAATCCACCATCGGCGTCGAGTTCGCCACCCGCAGCATCCGCGTCGAGGACAAGGTCGTCAAGGCCCAGATTTGGGACACCGCTGGCCAAGAGAG ATACCGTGCGATCACGAGTGCCTATTATCGGGGAGCAGTAGGAGCGTTGCTGGTCTATGATGTGACCCGACACGTCACTTTTGAGAATGTTGAGAGATGGTTGAAGGAGCTCCGAGATCACACGGACTCCAACATCGTGATAATGCTTGTGGGGAACAAGGCCGATCTGAGGCACTTGCGTGCAGTATCCACTGAAGATGCCAAGGCCTTTGCTGAAAGAGAGAGCACCTTCTTCATGGAGACCTCCGCCCTCGAGTCAATGAATGTAGAGAATGCGTTTGCCGAAGTTCTCACCCAAATATACCATGTGGTCAGTCGGAAAGCCCTTGAAGTCGGGGATGACCCAGCAGCTGTGCCTAAGGGACAGACAATTAGCGTAGGATCGAAGGATGATGTTTCAGCAGTCAAAAAGATCGGTTGCTGCTCTGCTTGA